One region of Fragaria vesca subsp. vesca linkage group LG4, FraVesHawaii_1.0, whole genome shotgun sequence genomic DNA includes:
- the LOC101313600 gene encoding putative SWI/SNF-related matrix-associated actin-dependent regulator of chromatin subfamily A member 3-like 3-like gives MDSKEDDIPMGIPLMPIPMLVKRRNTSTGARVSVVVKQEWPEMESGQREKIPVSKPQISSIDEVPDTQEEPVPVKFKQECSDEPDRLDESMRLSEVETMSVVPDSLGDLAEEEAEPVSIQIQKELEPVSVQVQKEAESVGSEEVDEAATMSEVPDSLATMSEVPDSLAEQQEEPVSIPVEKKGADEMDEGEKLEESKHEKLEQNEAPDSGEVLYVEPISTFIPLEEYEKYEAEKLFVSKPKGIVKKEVGDGQEGLFQQEDSVKRIRSVLGFEMPEFEIVRALSECGGNETAAINFIFENARAVVVKKTDQHADALKPKSVVKKEVADCEVVSVKQVRPPNVEDGDFPTEKDWLSVGGTVVTALSTSKGRKLVDNEIVNLSFPTVNSSNKTKWIVRFSTKRFGEIGRFSMEWAKSVVPLVQSGKVKVRGRCIAAPPVLSMMQEIMLYISFYIHHSIFTEVEKPSWKLDASPNIDSTLYPLLTLFKLLNVQPYQKAVFTPEELDSRKRLLNIERIPNEAPLALPAPKRRKGSQQGSQKSPEENNEQSISESSLNKIVGAAKVYDLEEMEPPCTLRCVLKPYQKQALYWMSELEKGIDVEKAQKMLHPCWAAYRICDERASSIYVNIFTGEATTKFPTATLMARGGILGDAMGLGKTVMTIALILARPGRKGSNDIEITKKRKIDSDTTTPSKPKGGTLVVCPLSLLSQWKDELETHSEPESVSVFVHYGGYKTTNPKAISVHDVVLTTYGVLAAAYKSDGDESLFHQVDWYRVVLDEAHTIKSSKTQGAQAVFTLSSHCRWCLTGTPIQNNLEDLYSLLCFLHVEPWCNWAWWNKLIQRPYESGDPRGLRLIKAILRPLMLRRTKETKDKVGRPILVLPPTDIQTIECEQSDAEHDFYNALFRRSKVQFDQFVAEGKVLHNYANILELLLRLRQCCNHPYLVMSGGDSQKYAELDKLARTFLEANQDSSTSKQAVPSRAYVEEVVEGIRKGEHKECPICLEFADDPILTPCAHKMCRECLLSSWGRPASGPCPICRRLIKRTDLISCPSESRFQVDFVEDWTESSKVAKLLDCLEHILQSGSGEKSIIFSQWTAFLDLLEIPMKRRGIEFLRFDGKLTQPQRERVLDEFNESTVRRVLLMSLKTGGVGLNLTAASNVFIMDPWWNPAVEEQAIMRIHRIGQKRTVTVRRFIVKDTVEERLLQVQARKQRMIAGALTDEEVRSARIEELKMLFT, from the exons ATGGATTCCAAAGAGGATGATATCCCCATGGGAATTCCTCTCATGCCGATTCCGATGTTGGTTAAGCGGAGAAATACGAGCACCGGTGCTCGTGTCTCGGTGGTTGTCAAGCAGGAGTGGCCGGAGATGGAGTCGGGGCAGCGCGAAAAGATTCCCGTCTCGAAGCCACAGATCTCGTCGATTGATGAGGTTCCTGACACGCAGGAGGAGCCTGTTCCGGTGAAATTCAAGCAGGAGTGCTCCGATGAGCCGGATCGGCTAGACGAATCGATGCGGCTAAGCGAGGTCGAAACGATGAGCGTGGTTCCTGATAGCCTGGGGGATTTGGCGGAAGAAGAAGCCGAACCGGTTTCGATTCAGATCCAGAAAGAATTGGAACCTGTTTCGGTCCAGGTCCAGAAAGAAGCGGAATCTGTTGGATCTGAGGAGGTGGATGAGGCTGCGACGATGAGCGAGGTTCCGGACAGCCTGGCTACTATGAGCGAGGTTCCTGACAGCCTGGCTGAGCAACAAGAGGAGCCTGTTTCGATTCCGGTGGAGAAAAAAGGAGCTGATGAGATGGATGAGGGCGAAAAGCTCGAGGAGTCTAAGCATGAGAAGTTAGAGCAGAATGAGGCTCCGGATAGTGGCGAAGTCCTATATGTGGAACCTATTTCGACATTTATTCCATTGGAGGAGTATGAGAAATACGAAGCGGAGAAGCTTTTTGTGTCGAAGCCGAAAGGGATAGTGAAGAAGGAGGTTGGAGATGGGCAAGAGGGTTTGTTTCAGCAGGAAGATAGTGTGAAGAGAATCCGGTCAGTTCTTGGGTTTGAAATGCCTGAATTTGAGATTGTTCGGGCACTCTCAGAATGCGGTGGCAACGAAACTGCAGCCATTAATTTCATCTTTGAAAATGCGAGGGCGGTTGTTGTTAAGAAAACTGATCAACATGCGGATGCGTTGAAGCCGAAGAGCGTGGTGAAGAAGGAGGTCGCTGATTGTGAAGTGGTTTCGGTGAAACAGGTGAGGCCACCGAATGTGGAGGATGGGGACTTCCCTACGGAGAAGGATTGGCTTTCGGTGGGAGGGACAGTGGTTACTGCACTTTCGACTTCCAAAGGGAGGAAATTGGTAGACAATGAGATTGTCAACCTCTCTTTTCCTACCGTAAATTCCAGCAACAAAACCAAGTGGATTGTTCGTTTCTCAACCAAGCGATTTGGAGAG ATTGGACGCTTTTCAATGGAATGGGCAAAAAGTGTTGTTCCACTTGTACAATCTGGTAAGGTTAAAGTTCGTGGGCGGTGTATAGCTGCACCGCCAGTGCTTTCTATGATGCAAGAGATCATGTTGTATATAAG CTTTTATATTCACCATTCAATTTTCACGGAAGTTGAGAAGCCTTCATGGAAGCTAGATGCTTCCCCTAACATCGATTCCACTTTATATCCTCTCCTCACCCTGTTCAAATTGTTGAACGTCCAACCGTATCAGAAG GCTGTGTTCACTCCAGAAGAACTTGATTCCAGAAAACGTCTCCTGAATATTGAA CGTATTCCAAATGAAGCTCCATTAGCTTTGCCTGCACCAAAACGAAGAAAGGGTTCCCAACAGGGTTCCCAAAAGAGCCCCGAAGAAAACAATGAACAATCCATTTCTGAGTCATCTCTAAACAAAATTGTTGGTGCTGCAAAAGTATATGACTTAGAG GAGATGGAACCCCCATGTACTCTCAGGTGTGTTCTGAAACCATACCAGAAACAAGCTCTCTATTGGATGTCTGAATTGGAAAAGGGAATTGATGTTGAGAAGGCCCAGAAAATGCTCCATCCTTGCTGGGCAGCCTACCGTATATGTGATGA GAGGGCTTCTTCAATCTATGTGAACATTTTCACAGGGGAGGCAACCACAAAATTTCCAACTGCAACTCTGATGGCAAGAGGAGGA ATACTAGGAGATGCAATGGGACTTGGGAAGACTGTGATGACAATTGCTCTAATACTTGCAAGACCAGGCAGAAAAGGCTCTAATGATATAGAAATTACAAAGAAGAGGAAGATAGATTCAGATACAACCACCCCATCAAAACCAAAGGGAGGCACTCTTGTTGTCTGTCCTTTGTCTTTGTTGAGCCAGTGGAAG GATGAACTTGAAACTCATTCAGAGCCCGAAAGTGTTTCTGTTTTTGTTCACTATGGTGGATACAAAACCACAAACCCCAAGGCTATCTCAGTACATGATGTGGTCTTGACAACATATGGTGTCTTGGCTGCAGCTTACAAAAGT GATGGGGACGAGAGCCTTTTCCACCAGGTTGACTGGTATAGGGTGGTGCTTGATGAAGCTCATACAATTAAGTCTTCCAAGACCCAAGGTGCTCAGGCTGTTTTCACTTTGTCATCGCATTGCAGATGGTGTTTGACTGGAACTCCTATTCAG AATAATTTGGAAGATCTCTACAGCCTCTTATGCTTCTTGCATGTTGAACCATGGTGCAATTGGGCATG GTGGAACAAATTAATCCAAAGGCCTTATGAGAGTGGAGATCCAAGAGGACTGAGATTGATAAAGGCCATTTTGAGACCACTGATGTTAAGAAGAACAAAAGAAACAAAAGATAAAGTGGGAAG GCCCATACTTGTTCTCCCTCCGACTGACATTCAAACCATTGAGTGTGAACAGTCAGATGCTGAACATGACTTTTACAATGCCCTTTTCAGGAGATCAAAA GTCCAGTTTGATCAGTTTGTAGCCGAAGGTAAGGTTCTTCACAACTATGCAAATATCCTTGAACTGCTACTTCGATTGAGGCAGTGTTGCAACCATCCATATCTTGTCATGAG CGGGGGTGACTCACAAAAGTACGCAGAGTTGGACAAGCTTGCAAGAACATTTCTTGAAGCTAATCAGGATTCTTCAACTTCAAAGCAGGCTGTCCCCAGCCGAGCATATGTTGAAGAGGTTGTTGAGGGTATCCGTAAGGGTGAACACAAAGAGTGTCCCATATGCTTGGAGTTTGCAGATGATCCTATACTTACACCATGCGCCCATAAGATGTGCAGGGAGTGTCTTCTCTCAAGCTGGGGAAGACCAGCTAGTGGTCCATGCCCAATATGTCGGCGATTGATAAAAAGAACTGACCTCATATCTTGCCCATCTGAAAGCCGCTTCCAGGTTGATTTTGTGGAAGATTGGACGGAATCTTCAAAGGTTGCAAAGCTCTTGGATTGCTTGGAACATATTCTTCAGTCAGGTTCTGGTGAAAAAAGCATTATTTTCAGTCAGTGGACTGCATTTTTGGATCTCTTGGAGATCCCTATGAAGAGAAGAGGAATCGAGTTTCTTAGGTTTGACGGGAAGCTGACACAACCACAGAGGGAGAGGGTTTTGGATGAGTTCAATGAGTCCACAGTGAGAAGG GTGTTGTTGATGTCTTTGAAAACTGGTGGTGTTGGTCTTAATTTA